One genomic region from Curtobacterium sp. 9128 encodes:
- a CDS encoding OsmC family peroxiredoxin has product MPTRTARTAWNGGLQDGSGQVELSSSKVGTYDVSFPKRAAEDADGTTSPEELIAAAHSACYAMQFSAVLGEAGGTVEALDVKADVSLGPDSAGGFKFTGIALTVSGEVSGIDEATFLKAAEDAKATCPVSKALTGVDITLNATFEQ; this is encoded by the coding sequence ATGCCCACGCGCACCGCACGCACCGCCTGGAACGGCGGCCTCCAGGACGGCTCCGGCCAGGTCGAACTCTCCAGCTCGAAGGTCGGCACGTACGACGTCTCGTTCCCGAAGCGCGCCGCCGAGGACGCCGACGGCACGACCAGCCCCGAGGAACTCATCGCCGCAGCGCACTCCGCCTGCTACGCGATGCAGTTCTCCGCGGTCCTCGGCGAGGCCGGCGGCACCGTCGAGGCCCTCGACGTCAAGGCCGACGTCTCGCTCGGCCCGGACTCGGCCGGCGGGTTCAAGTTCACCGGCATCGCCCTCACCGTGAGCGGCGAGGTGTCCGGCATCGACGAGGCGACCTTCCTCAAGGCGGCAGAGGACGCCAAGGCGACCTGCCCCGTCAGCAAGGCGCTCACCGGGGTCGACATCACGCTGAACGCGACGTTCGAGCAGTAG
- a CDS encoding PfkB family carbohydrate kinase, with amino-acid sequence MPRLVSVGNVIVDIVMRVGELPEPGGDVIASSSDITAGGGLNTMVAARRDGLEVVFAGQYGTGPFGDVVRAALAAADVEVLQPGVPDQDSGYCVALVDASTERTFVTSVGAEGRLGTAELDRVDLRDDDTLFVSGYGLAHPVNGRAIASWITTIPASVRVVFDPSPLVATLDPQVVAPVTARTDVLSTNAREARLMSPGSADLRQAVTAMAAVARGAVLVRDGGAGCWIADDSLPDGPVLVPGFTVAAVDTNGAGDAHGGVLVAALSRGAPLLDAVRRANAAAAIAVSRLGPATAPTRAETDAFLAAHPA; translated from the coding sequence ATGCCGCGGCTCGTCTCCGTCGGCAACGTCATCGTCGACATCGTGATGCGCGTCGGGGAACTGCCGGAGCCCGGTGGCGACGTGATCGCGTCGTCGTCGGACATCACGGCCGGTGGCGGCCTGAACACGATGGTCGCCGCTCGGCGTGACGGCCTCGAGGTCGTGTTCGCCGGGCAGTACGGCACCGGCCCGTTCGGCGACGTGGTCCGCGCCGCGCTCGCCGCTGCCGACGTCGAGGTCCTGCAGCCCGGGGTTCCCGACCAGGACAGCGGGTACTGCGTCGCGCTGGTGGACGCCTCAACCGAGCGCACCTTCGTCACGAGTGTCGGCGCGGAGGGGCGTCTCGGGACCGCCGAGCTGGACCGCGTCGACCTCCGGGACGACGACACCCTGTTCGTGTCCGGGTACGGGCTCGCCCACCCGGTGAACGGGCGTGCGATCGCGTCCTGGATCACGACGATCCCGGCATCGGTACGGGTCGTGTTCGACCCGTCGCCACTCGTCGCGACGCTGGACCCGCAGGTGGTCGCGCCCGTGACGGCGCGTACCGACGTCCTGTCCACGAACGCCCGGGAGGCCCGGCTCATGTCGCCGGGATCGGCCGACCTCCGGCAGGCGGTCACCGCCATGGCCGCGGTCGCGCGGGGCGCGGTGCTGGTGCGTGACGGCGGGGCCGGGTGCTGGATCGCGGACGATTCGCTCCCCGACGGGCCCGTCCTGGTGCCGGGGTTCACGGTCGCAGCCGTGGACACGAACGGAGCCGGCGACGCCCACGGTGGCGTCCTGGTCGCGGCGCTGTCCCGTGGTGCGCCGCTCCTCGACGCCGTGCGGCGTGCCAACGCCGCGGCGGCGATCGCCGTCTCGCGCCTCGGTCCCGCGACCGCGCCCACCCGGGCCGAGACCGACGCGTTCCTCGCCGCCCACCCGGCGTAG
- a CDS encoding DUF805 domain-containing protein: MGDRSSFRSRALRQGPLRDAGPLEAWVRFWTQGWRFSGRASRSEFFWPMGFELVVVVLAVGIPVWSGTPWRWDSYADPFGIVPTPAVHFHLFGSPTWWWGYGDGADVPPNPWDVVLLLWVAVTAIPRWTLLVRRLHDRDHTGLWVLLLALTGPFGWLVVTAMVVRRPRAAGVRFDRTMWDAYKPSATLPPEPHDTATATPAAPSSTT, encoded by the coding sequence ATGGGGGATCGATCGTCGTTCCGTTCGCGCGCGCTCCGGCAGGGGCCGCTGCGCGACGCCGGCCCGCTCGAGGCCTGGGTCCGGTTCTGGACACAGGGCTGGCGGTTCTCCGGTCGGGCGAGCCGGTCCGAGTTCTTCTGGCCGATGGGGTTCGAGCTGGTCGTCGTGGTGCTCGCGGTGGGGATCCCGGTGTGGTCCGGGACACCGTGGCGGTGGGACTCGTACGCGGACCCGTTCGGGATCGTCCCGACGCCGGCCGTGCACTTCCACCTGTTCGGCAGCCCGACGTGGTGGTGGGGGTACGGCGACGGCGCGGACGTCCCGCCGAACCCGTGGGACGTGGTGCTGCTCCTGTGGGTCGCGGTGACGGCGATCCCGCGCTGGACCCTGCTGGTCCGGCGGCTGCACGACCGAGACCACACCGGGCTCTGGGTGCTGCTGCTCGCGCTCACCGGGCCCTTCGGGTGGTTGGTCGTGACCGCCATGGTCGTGCGTCGGCCTCGTGCGGCGGGCGTGCGGTTTGACCGCACGATGTGGGACGCCTACAAGCCGAGCGCCACCTTGCCGCCCGAGCCTCACGACACGGCGACGGCGACCCCTGCGGCGCCGAGCAGCACCACGTAG
- a CDS encoding ADP-ribosylglycohydrolase family protein: MTRTTTSDHALAAFRGLAIGDALGMPTQSMSLGEIREDHGRITGFVDAGPRQRIAHGMPAASITDDTEQAVLVARLLVEGDGRLDPTRFAEALIDWERGMAAKGSLDLLGPSTKTAVQRILDGVPASEAGSTGTTNGAAMRITPVGITTTADDLDALVDAVQDASRVTHDTGLGIGGAAAIAAAVSAGIDGASRAEALDVAVAAARIGERRGHWIAGASIADKTAWAREWLPTVPSSDRIAAIDGVIGTSVASQESVVAALALVSLDLDPWETLCTAASIGGDTDTIAAMAGAVLGAVHGAGAWSPETVDQVESVNDIRFADVVTPLLQLRASRVERVDRARTASSTS; this comes from the coding sequence ATGACCCGCACGACCACCTCCGACCACGCGCTCGCTGCCTTCCGGGGCCTCGCGATCGGTGACGCCCTCGGCATGCCGACGCAGTCGATGTCCCTCGGGGAGATCCGCGAGGACCACGGACGCATCACCGGGTTCGTCGACGCCGGCCCCCGGCAGCGCATCGCGCACGGCATGCCCGCCGCGAGCATCACCGACGACACCGAGCAGGCCGTGCTCGTCGCACGGCTGCTCGTCGAGGGCGACGGCCGGCTCGACCCGACCCGGTTCGCCGAGGCGCTCATCGACTGGGAGCGCGGGATGGCGGCGAAGGGATCCCTCGACCTGCTCGGCCCGAGCACGAAGACCGCGGTGCAGCGCATCCTCGACGGCGTCCCCGCGTCCGAAGCCGGTTCCACGGGCACCACCAACGGTGCGGCGATGCGGATCACGCCGGTCGGCATCACCACGACCGCTGACGACCTCGACGCGCTCGTCGACGCCGTGCAGGACGCCTCCCGCGTCACCCACGACACCGGGCTCGGCATCGGCGGCGCGGCCGCGATCGCCGCTGCCGTCAGTGCCGGCATCGACGGAGCGTCGCGTGCCGAGGCGCTGGACGTCGCGGTCGCCGCCGCCCGGATCGGGGAGCGACGGGGCCACTGGATCGCCGGGGCGTCGATCGCCGACAAGACCGCCTGGGCGCGGGAGTGGCTCCCGACCGTGCCGTCGTCCGACCGGATCGCCGCCATCGACGGCGTGATCGGCACGAGCGTCGCCAGTCAGGAGTCCGTCGTCGCCGCACTCGCCCTCGTGTCGCTCGACCTCGACCCGTGGGAGACGCTCTGCACCGCCGCGAGCATCGGTGGCGACACCGACACGATCGCCGCGATGGCCGGCGCGGTGCTCGGCGCCGTGCACGGTGCCGGCGCGTGGTCGCCCGAGACCGTCGACCAGGTCGAGTCCGTGAACGACATCCGCTTCGCCGACGTCGTGACCCCCCTGCTGCAGCTCCGCGCGAGCCGCGTGGAGCGCGTGGACCGCGCCCGCACCGCGAGCAGCACCTCCTAG
- a CDS encoding cytosine permease, whose protein sequence is MADTPSSGTLTSIEQRGIEPVPAAERTGNAGALFWVWFAANISILGLPLGATLVAFQHLNIWQALLVAVIGAAGSFAVVGVISIAGRRGGAPGLTLSRAVFGVRGNIGPTFVSLLSRLGWETVNTTTAAFVLLSLFTILFGTDGDAKHNPVLTIVAILVFVVATVLISGLGHAFIVAVQKWATWVFGALNVFVAVFLVVRVDWHVVGSAPAGPVAAMVIGIGTIAAGTGIGWATAGADIARYSKTSVRAAKLVSASAAGAGIPLVVLVGLGALVSAGDPTLAQAGDPVAAIRDLLPGWMAVPYLIAAFGGLLLSNHLSVYSASLTTLTLGIKVPRVWAVTVDVVVTFLGAMYFMLVADGFYAPFITFISVLAVPITAWLGVFIADILRRTWYDPVALLDLRAGGRYWYSGGIAWRAVIAWAVAIVVGFLFTSVQVGDADPVFVGAFSSTWIGANGLGWIVTFFVAAAVYVLTGGPKGVLHEPVDESAPMHVTEHA, encoded by the coding sequence ATGGCAGACACCCCGAGCTCGGGAACCCTCACCAGCATCGAGCAGCGCGGCATCGAACCGGTGCCCGCCGCCGAGCGCACCGGGAACGCCGGCGCGCTGTTCTGGGTGTGGTTCGCCGCCAACATCTCCATCCTCGGTCTGCCCCTCGGCGCGACCCTGGTGGCGTTCCAGCACCTGAACATCTGGCAGGCGCTCCTCGTCGCCGTGATCGGCGCCGCGGGGTCGTTCGCCGTGGTCGGTGTGATCTCGATCGCCGGGCGCCGTGGTGGCGCACCCGGCCTGACCCTGAGCCGCGCGGTCTTCGGCGTCCGCGGCAACATCGGCCCGACGTTCGTCTCGCTGCTGTCCCGCCTGGGCTGGGAGACGGTGAACACCACGACCGCGGCCTTCGTGCTGCTGTCGCTGTTCACGATCCTCTTCGGCACGGACGGGGACGCCAAGCACAACCCGGTCCTGACGATCGTCGCGATCCTGGTCTTCGTCGTCGCGACCGTGCTCATCTCCGGCCTGGGCCACGCCTTCATCGTCGCCGTGCAGAAGTGGGCCACGTGGGTCTTCGGCGCGCTGAACGTCTTCGTCGCCGTGTTCCTGGTCGTCCGCGTGGACTGGCACGTCGTCGGCAGCGCCCCCGCCGGGCCCGTCGCAGCGATGGTGATCGGCATCGGGACCATCGCCGCCGGCACCGGCATCGGGTGGGCGACCGCCGGTGCGGACATCGCCCGCTACTCGAAGACGAGCGTCCGCGCGGCCAAGCTGGTCAGCGCGAGCGCAGCCGGTGCCGGCATCCCGCTCGTCGTGCTCGTCGGCCTGGGCGCGCTGGTCTCCGCTGGCGATCCGACGCTGGCGCAGGCGGGCGACCCCGTCGCCGCGATCCGTGACCTGCTGCCCGGCTGGATGGCGGTGCCGTACCTCATCGCGGCGTTCGGCGGGCTGCTCCTCTCGAACCACCTGTCCGTGTACTCGGCGAGCCTCACGACGCTCACGCTCGGCATCAAGGTGCCCCGGGTCTGGGCGGTCACCGTGGACGTCGTGGTCACGTTCCTCGGGGCGATGTACTTCATGCTCGTCGCGGACGGCTTCTACGCGCCGTTCATCACCTTCATCTCGGTGCTCGCCGTGCCGATCACCGCCTGGCTCGGCGTCTTCATCGCCGACATCCTCCGTCGCACCTGGTACGACCCGGTGGCCCTGCTCGACCTCCGCGCCGGCGGCCGGTACTGGTACTCGGGCGGCATCGCGTGGCGCGCCGTCATCGCGTGGGCCGTCGCGATCGTCGTCGGCTTCCTGTTCACGAGCGTGCAGGTCGGCGACGCGGACCCGGTCTTCGTCGGCGCGTTCTCGAGCACCTGGATCGGCGCCAACGGACTCGGTTGGATCGTCACCTTCTTCGTCGCCGCAGCCGTGTACGTGCTCACGGGCGGCCCGAAGGGCGTGCTCCACGAGCCGGTCGACGAGTCCGCGCCGATGCACGTGACGGAGCACGCCTGA
- a CDS encoding SDR family oxidoreductase — translation MTDQQIDQYTMQDPTKLYADKQPDEQYLEGAGTDEEMAKNVPADHGEETYRGSGRLQGRKALVTGGDSGIGAAVAIAYAREGADVAIGYLPEEQEDADRIVSLIEAAGRKAVAIPGDITSLAFCEELVATAVQELGGLDILVNNAGKQQNVSSIEDISDEEFDETFKTNVYATFRITKAAVPHLQPGSTIINTTSIQAYAPSPHLVHYAATKSTVNNLAKGLAAQLAPKGIRVNAVAPGPIWTPLQPAGGQPPEALPTAGEQTYLGRWGQPAELAPAYVFLASGESSYVVGETLHVDGGMPTP, via the coding sequence ATGACGGACCAGCAGATCGACCAGTACACGATGCAGGACCCGACGAAGCTCTACGCCGACAAGCAGCCCGACGAGCAGTACCTCGAGGGTGCTGGCACCGACGAGGAGATGGCGAAGAACGTCCCGGCCGACCACGGCGAGGAGACGTACCGCGGCTCCGGGCGCCTGCAGGGCCGGAAGGCGCTCGTCACCGGCGGCGACTCCGGGATCGGCGCGGCGGTCGCGATCGCCTACGCCCGCGAGGGTGCCGACGTCGCGATCGGCTACCTGCCGGAGGAGCAGGAGGACGCCGACCGGATCGTCTCGCTCATCGAGGCCGCCGGCCGCAAGGCCGTCGCGATCCCGGGTGACATCACGTCGCTCGCGTTCTGCGAGGAGCTCGTCGCGACCGCCGTGCAGGAGCTCGGTGGGCTCGACATCCTCGTGAACAACGCCGGCAAGCAGCAGAACGTGTCCTCGATCGAGGACATCTCGGACGAGGAGTTCGACGAGACCTTCAAGACGAACGTCTACGCGACGTTCCGGATCACGAAGGCGGCCGTGCCGCACCTGCAGCCGGGATCGACGATCATCAACACGACCTCGATCCAGGCCTACGCGCCGTCGCCGCACCTGGTGCACTACGCGGCGACCAAGTCGACCGTGAACAACCTGGCCAAGGGCCTCGCGGCGCAGCTCGCGCCGAAGGGCATCCGCGTGAACGCGGTCGCGCCGGGTCCGATCTGGACGCCGCTGCAGCCCGCCGGTGGGCAGCCGCCTGAGGCCCTGCCGACCGCGGGTGAGCAGACGTACCTCGGCCGCTGGGGGCAGCCGGCCGAGCTCGCGCCGGCGTACGTGTTCCTCGCGAGCGGGGAGTCGTCCTACGTGGTCGGCGAGACGCTGCACGTCGACGGCGGCATGCCGACGCCGTAG
- a CDS encoding TetR/AcrR family transcriptional regulator: MLEDTSADTQAAAAAAATLHLRITIVGATVDLLRDVPFHEARPEAVAERLDISVAELRQHFPSWDGLVLAALDRWNGGRMDEVTREVGDGSTVELLRAIVASNAEDPALMRLLVALLSVAGNPAHPMSTYLRSRYQLFYSQIRRGLEHDVAVGRAPHTMDPRRGAEQLIALYEGLQLQALLRSDLDLVPAFDRAVARMERGWMERYEPQAQRRLSTWSDGGWDI; encoded by the coding sequence ATGCTCGAGGACACCAGCGCGGACACCCAGGCAGCTGCAGCCGCAGCAGCGACCCTGCACCTGCGGATCACCATCGTCGGCGCGACCGTGGACCTGCTCCGCGACGTCCCGTTCCACGAGGCCCGTCCCGAGGCCGTCGCCGAGCGCCTGGACATCAGCGTCGCCGAGCTCCGTCAACACTTCCCGTCGTGGGACGGTCTCGTGCTCGCCGCACTCGACCGCTGGAACGGCGGCCGCATGGACGAGGTCACGCGCGAGGTCGGTGACGGCAGCACGGTCGAGCTGCTCCGTGCGATCGTCGCCTCGAACGCCGAGGACCCGGCCCTGATGCGGCTCCTCGTCGCCCTGCTGTCCGTCGCGGGCAACCCGGCGCACCCGATGTCGACGTACCTCCGCTCGCGCTACCAGCTCTTCTACTCGCAGATCCGGCGCGGGCTGGAGCACGACGTCGCCGTCGGCCGCGCCCCGCACACGATGGACCCGCGCCGCGGCGCCGAGCAGCTCATCGCGCTCTACGAGGGGCTCCAGCTGCAGGCCCTGTTGCGCAGCGATCTCGACCTGGTGCCCGCGTTCGACCGTGCGGTCGCGCGGATGGAGCGCGGCTGGATGGAACGGTACGAGCCGCAGGCGCAGCGTCGGCTGTCCACCTGGTCGGACGGCGGCTGGGACATCTAG
- a CDS encoding endonuclease/exonuclease/phosphatase family protein: MDNASRPITLMTYNIKNPDPAHDWPARLPVLLDIVRRHDPDVLCVQEAFDHQMDDLRQGLGGYTAVGQGREGGSAGEHAAVFFRHDRLRPIEDGSFWLSDTPDEPVSNTWGSLFPRIANHVRFLDVDGAAFTLLTTHLDHEANEHGDEIRGKSAALIVERLAGVDGPVVVAGDCNEPAGAGTASRVFADGGYVDTWTVAGDLDDRTATFNDWLPPVESGERIDWVLTKDVTGVDRVVIDHDGPETWFASDHFPVVATIRM, translated from the coding sequence GTGGACAACGCATCGCGTCCGATCACCCTGATGACCTACAACATCAAGAACCCGGATCCGGCGCACGACTGGCCGGCCAGGCTCCCCGTCCTGCTCGACATCGTGCGGCGCCACGACCCGGACGTCCTGTGCGTGCAAGAGGCCTTCGACCACCAGATGGACGACCTCCGGCAGGGGCTCGGCGGCTACACGGCCGTCGGACAGGGGCGCGAGGGCGGCAGCGCGGGGGAGCACGCCGCGGTCTTCTTCCGACATGACCGCCTCCGCCCGATCGAGGACGGGTCGTTCTGGCTGTCGGACACCCCGGACGAGCCGGTGTCGAACACGTGGGGCAGCCTGTTCCCCCGCATCGCGAACCACGTCCGCTTCCTGGACGTCGACGGGGCAGCGTTCACCCTGCTGACCACGCACCTGGACCACGAGGCGAACGAGCACGGGGACGAGATCCGCGGCAAGAGTGCTGCGCTCATCGTCGAGCGGCTCGCGGGTGTGGACGGCCCCGTCGTCGTCGCGGGGGACTGCAACGAACCGGCCGGCGCGGGGACGGCGTCGCGCGTCTTCGCCGACGGTGGGTACGTCGACACGTGGACGGTCGCGGGGGACCTGGACGACCGGACCGCGACGTTCAACGACTGGCTGCCACCGGTGGAGTCGGGGGAGCGGATCGACTGGGTCCTGACGAAGGACGTGACCGGGGTGGACCGTGTCGTGATCGACCACGACGGTCCGGAGACCTGGTTCGCGAGCGATCACTTCCCGGTGGTCGCGACGATCCGGATGTGA
- a CDS encoding LCP family protein, with protein sequence MSSQPDETTVRRGRGAVPPRHGRQKRGFGVVLPAVAGVLTMALLLGGGYAAYAYNRLASSVTKVDAITGSTDKKDDVDGKAMNILLVGDDHRPDNATPEQMAELSTESDGGATNTDTMIVLHISADGKDATMISFPRDSYVAIPGVGKGKLNSAFYYGTLNGGGAAGGAQLLIKTIEGLSGLSIDHYVRVSLLGFYEIVKQLGPVSVCLKEPAKDSYSGVDLPAGTSELDAKQALSFVRQRHGLPNGDLDRQVRQQYFLSQEARKILSAGTLLNPVKTTNIIDAIGGSIETDQGLDMLSLATQLRNLRPANIKSATIPILGTPTIYVGGSALSIVEVDTAGMPAFVQSLVGQPEAYTKATAADPASVAVTVLNGSGVTGAAGAAATVLAGRSFQVGAPGSSDTTATTMVQYPAGMEAQAKAVAAAVPGAVAVQTSSVQGVTLVLGTDGKTAVAAEQPADPAAPSDAASPSDQASSDSGSSDSGSSSEPSPTSTAVHNYGSADACIY encoded by the coding sequence GTGAGTTCGCAACCCGATGAGACGACTGTGCGCCGCGGACGCGGCGCCGTGCCGCCCCGGCACGGCCGCCAGAAGCGCGGTTTCGGCGTGGTGCTGCCCGCCGTCGCCGGTGTGCTCACGATGGCCCTGCTGCTCGGCGGCGGCTACGCGGCGTACGCGTACAACCGCCTGGCGTCCAGCGTCACCAAGGTCGACGCGATCACCGGTTCGACGGACAAGAAGGACGACGTCGACGGCAAGGCGATGAACATCCTGCTGGTCGGGGACGACCACCGGCCGGACAACGCCACACCCGAGCAGATGGCGGAACTCAGCACCGAGTCGGACGGCGGTGCGACGAACACCGACACGATGATCGTGTTGCACATCTCCGCGGACGGCAAGGACGCGACGATGATCTCGTTCCCGCGCGACTCCTACGTCGCGATCCCCGGCGTCGGCAAGGGCAAGCTCAACAGTGCCTTCTACTACGGCACCCTCAACGGCGGTGGTGCCGCCGGCGGTGCACAGCTGCTCATCAAGACGATCGAGGGGCTCAGCGGGCTGTCGATCGACCACTACGTGCGCGTCTCCCTGCTCGGGTTCTACGAGATCGTCAAGCAACTGGGACCGGTCTCGGTCTGCCTCAAGGAGCCGGCCAAGGACAGCTACTCGGGCGTCGACCTGCCGGCCGGCACGTCCGAGCTCGACGCCAAGCAGGCGCTGTCGTTCGTGCGGCAGCGGCACGGACTGCCGAACGGCGACCTCGACCGCCAGGTCCGTCAGCAGTACTTCCTGTCGCAGGAAGCGCGGAAGATCCTGTCGGCGGGCACCCTGCTCAACCCCGTGAAGACGACGAACATCATCGATGCCATCGGCGGGTCCATCGAGACCGACCAGGGGCTCGACATGCTCTCGCTCGCCACCCAGCTGCGGAACCTGCGGCCGGCGAACATCAAGTCGGCGACGATCCCGATCCTCGGCACCCCCACGATCTACGTCGGCGGCTCCGCCCTGTCGATCGTGGAGGTCGACACCGCCGGCATGCCCGCCTTCGTCCAGAGCCTCGTCGGACAGCCGGAGGCGTACACGAAGGCCACGGCGGCCGACCCGGCGAGCGTCGCGGTGACCGTGCTCAACGGCAGCGGCGTGACGGGCGCGGCAGGTGCCGCCGCCACGGTGCTCGCCGGACGGTCGTTCCAGGTCGGCGCACCGGGATCGTCGGACACCACCGCGACGACGATGGTGCAGTACCCCGCGGGCATGGAAGCGCAGGCCAAGGCCGTCGCCGCCGCGGTCCCCGGCGCGGTCGCCGTGCAGACCTCCTCGGTGCAGGGCGTGACGCTCGTCCTCGGCACGGACGGCAAGACGGCGGTCGCGGCCGAGCAGCCGGCCGACCCGGCGGCACCGTCGGACGCGGCGTCCCCGTCGGACCAGGCGTCGTCGGACTCTGGCTCGTCGGACTCGGGATCGTCGTCCGAGCCGAGCCCGACGTCCACCGCCGTGCACAACTACGGCTCGGCGGACGCCTGCATCTACTAG
- a CDS encoding GntR family transcriptional regulator, whose product MPVSSKRRLVADALRDAIATGRYVSGERLPGEHDLAERFAVSRGTVRAALADLADDEYIATHGGIGSVVTFDGAALDPRAGWARSIAGSGTEVRASTLRIERIEDAELASLVDAEPAFVAVDRVRSVVDGPHVSYERSVVPRIGRLDRAVEDGLVEGSLSATIEAAGLVPARAEQWIDVRPLDDAEAAVLDRTPGTPFLHSRRVSRTAGGAFVEAVDSLLDPERFRIHMRFGQGDPR is encoded by the coding sequence ATGCCCGTCTCATCGAAGCGACGCCTCGTCGCCGACGCCCTCCGCGACGCGATCGCGACGGGCCGGTACGTCTCCGGCGAACGACTCCCGGGGGAGCACGACCTCGCCGAGCGCTTCGCGGTCAGCCGCGGCACCGTCCGTGCAGCGCTCGCCGACCTTGCCGACGACGAGTACATCGCCACGCACGGCGGCATCGGTTCGGTCGTCACCTTCGACGGTGCTGCGCTCGACCCGCGTGCCGGGTGGGCACGGTCCATCGCCGGGAGCGGCACCGAGGTCCGGGCGTCCACGCTGCGGATCGAACGGATCGAGGACGCCGAACTCGCGAGCCTTGTCGACGCCGAACCGGCCTTCGTCGCCGTTGACCGGGTGCGCTCCGTGGTCGACGGTCCGCACGTCTCCTACGAGCGCAGCGTCGTGCCGCGCATCGGCCGGCTCGACCGTGCCGTCGAGGACGGACTCGTCGAGGGGTCGTTGAGCGCGACGATCGAGGCGGCCGGCCTCGTCCCGGCGCGAGCGGAGCAGTGGATCGACGTCCGCCCGCTCGACGACGCCGAGGCCGCGGTCCTCGACCGCACCCCTGGTACCCCCTTCCTGCACAGCCGTCGGGTCTCCCGCACCGCGGGCGGTGCCTTCGTCGAGGCCGTCGACAGCCTGCTCGACCCCGAGCGCTTCCGCATCCACATGCGCTTCGGACAAGGAGACCCCCGATGA
- a CDS encoding threonine/serine exporter family protein: protein MAEPLLPGARPGRPHRPRARSVAQHDLRDIRARLRGTIYEHVEPDTRSRREQYSAQQIVDFCLDLAEVMLASGADTRSVEIALVAVATKWNLAPLELDFTGSSVTIQYAPSDAPMLVKMRTIRSDGSDLNRLAWANQIVDDVIHDERDMSSAVSALVAVLRMPSRWPMWTADVGLSILGTSIAMQAGGGWRAGIGAFVLMLGIIVSGRWLTGRGYPQFFVSGAQGAVASVIGTLAIGIGILHPAGAATMVAALVVLLLPHVSLVTWAQDAISGFRAMAVARAFYIGLVIAAIVVGVPAGIALTKWLHLEVDPSGIVTQALPLWASLALTVVSAGANCFVQQASARVIPVAVVFSVAAAASLWGLRQLGLPLLGATFIAAVLLGVLSTYAAVRMRTAVAAIAVPAFCGALLPGVAVSNALLNFMSGSSSAALDFVAAVSVALGIGAGLVLGGLFATPGARRALRRTRRVVVHSVHNDTTAIPVLRDTGYDPGNGSVPRGSRTR from the coding sequence ATGGCCGAACCGCTCCTCCCCGGCGCCCGGCCCGGTCGTCCGCACCGTCCGCGGGCCCGCAGCGTCGCCCAGCACGACCTCCGCGACATCCGTGCCCGGCTCCGCGGCACGATCTACGAGCACGTCGAGCCGGACACCCGGTCCCGGCGCGAGCAGTACTCCGCGCAGCAGATCGTCGACTTCTGTCTCGACCTCGCCGAGGTGATGCTGGCCTCGGGCGCCGACACCCGCAGCGTCGAGATCGCCCTGGTCGCCGTGGCGACCAAGTGGAACCTCGCACCCCTCGAACTCGACTTCACGGGCAGCTCGGTCACGATCCAGTACGCGCCGTCGGACGCGCCGATGCTCGTCAAGATGCGGACGATCCGCTCGGACGGCTCCGACCTGAACCGGCTCGCGTGGGCGAACCAGATCGTCGACGACGTCATCCACGACGAGCGGGACATGTCGTCGGCGGTGAGCGCGCTCGTGGCCGTCCTGCGGATGCCCTCCCGGTGGCCGATGTGGACCGCCGACGTCGGCCTGTCCATCCTGGGCACGTCGATCGCGATGCAGGCCGGCGGGGGCTGGCGCGCGGGCATCGGGGCGTTCGTGCTCATGCTCGGCATCATCGTCTCCGGGCGCTGGCTGACGGGCAGGGGCTACCCCCAGTTCTTCGTCTCCGGTGCGCAGGGGGCGGTGGCGTCCGTGATCGGCACCCTGGCGATCGGCATCGGGATCCTGCACCCGGCAGGCGCCGCGACGATGGTGGCGGCCCTGGTGGTGCTGCTCCTGCCCCACGTGTCGCTCGTCACATGGGCGCAGGACGCGATCTCCGGTTTCCGGGCGATGGCCGTCGCCCGCGCGTTCTACATCGGGCTGGTCATCGCGGCGATCGTGGTCGGGGTCCCGGCGGGCATCGCGCTGACGAAGTGGCTCCACCTCGAGGTCGACCCGTCCGGCATCGTCACCCAGGCCCTACCCCTGTGGGCCTCGCTCGCGCTGACGGTCGTGTCGGCGGGTGCGAACTGCTTCGTGCAGCAGGCCAGCGCCCGGGTGATCCCGGTCGCGGTGGTGTTCTCGGTCGCGGCGGCTGCCTCGCTGTGGGGGCTGCGCCAGCTCGGTCTCCCGCTGCTCGGCGCGACGTTCATCGCCGCCGTGCTCCTCGGCGTCCTGTCCACGTACGCCGCCGTCCGGATGCGCACGGCGGTCGCGGCGATCGCGGTCCCGGCGTTCTGCGGCGCGCTCCTGCCCGGTGTCGCGGTGTCGAACGCGCTGCTGAACTTCATGTCGGGGTCGTCGAGCGCCGCGCTCGACTTCGTCGCAGCGGTCTCGGTCGCGCTCGGGATCGGCGCGGGGCTCGTGCTCGGCGGCCTGTTCGCGACCCCGGGGGCTCGGCGTGCGCTCCGGCGGACCCGCCGCGTGGTGGTGCACTCGGTGCACAACGACACGACGGCGATCCCGGTGCTGCGCGACACGGGCTACGACCCGGGCAACGGCTCGGTCCCCCGCGGTTCCCGCACGCGATGA